The Microbacterium natoriense genomic interval CAGCACATGGTGGCGTCGGCACAGGGCGCCGAGATTCTGCTCCTCGGTCGGCCCGCCTGTCGCCGCATCGGTCGTGTGGTCGATGTCGCAGTCCCGCGCGAGGTAGCCGCATCCGGGGAAACGGCACCGCTGATCGCGAGCTCGCAACCACCGCTTCAGTTCGGCAGAGGGCCGGTATCGGTCGACCGCGAGCACGGCGCCGGTGATCGGATGGGTGAGCACGCGGTCCCAACCGGGAGCCTCCGCCGCGAGGCGGCGGGCGGTGACCGCGTCGATCGGAGCACTGCCGTCTAGTTCGGCGCACGGCCCGTCGATGTCCAGCAGCGCCGTCACCGGGATCGTGACCGACACCGCACCGGTGACGCCGGCGAGCAGTCCGTCCGGGTCGTGACCGGCCGGCGCGCCGGTGAGCAGCAGGTCGAGCGCGAGGTCGGCGCGGATCTCGTCGAGGAAGCGATCGTCGCCGGCCTCGACACGGGCGGTCGTGTCGGAGAGGATGCCGAGCCCCATCGCGGTGATCCGTTCCGACGCCCCGTGGATCAACGCTGCGGGGCCGAGCAGACCGAACTCCGCCATGCCGTCGGCCCGATCCTTCACCCAGATCCTGCGCACTCTGCGGGCGTCGCGGTGCCGAACGTCGAGGCTTCGAGGCCGACGGCGTTCGGCGGCCCGGCGCGCGGCTCGCCCGACGCGAGACGGAGACATGCCCGGAGCCTGCACGAGGCCGATCATCTCGTCGGCGTAGGCATCGCGCTCGGACTCGTCATCGAGGTGGGCGCCCGCGTCGACGATCGACCTCGCCTGACCGGCAGTGATCGCGCCCACGCCCTGCGCGCGCCACACCGACGGGAACTGCGTCACCTTGGCATCGGCATCCGTCATCCGATGCTGGAGGGAACGGTCGCTGGACTGCAGCGCGACCGCGAACTCGGCGGCGACGGCTCGCGCCGCGAGATCCATGGCATCGCCCGCAAACGAATCGGGAAGGCCGGGATCGGCGGCAGCCGCAGCATCCGCCCCGATATCGAACGACAGCCGGGAGCCGACCGCCAGCAGCCCTTCTTTCACAGCGAGGAGCTGGTTGATCGTCCGGTCGACATCGACGAGCATCCCGGTGACCGCGCTCAGCGCACCCACCTGCTCCTCGCTCATCTCGACCAGAACCGTCATACCCTCATCATGCTCGGGGCCACCGACATTTCCGGGCCAGATCAGAGGCGGAAACGCACCCTAAGATCACGGGATGATGACGAACCGGAAACCGCACCCGCCTCGTCTCGCGACGACCCGCGTTGAGCGATCGAAGCGAGTCGACGCGTCGCTCAACGAGCAGGCAGGAACCACGCGTTTCGTCTCGCTGCGCTCGCTCAACGACCAAAGGGGAGTCACCGGCGTTTCGTCTCGCTGCGCTCGCTCAACGACCAGGGGCGGGGCTCCCTCGACGACCGGGGCAGGCTCGCCCCGCTAACGTCGAGATCATGACCGTGCACGCCGACGAGACGCCCATCGATGAGGACACCGCCCGGCAGCTCATCCACGAGCAGTTCCCGGACTGGAGGCACGAGCCCGTGCGCGCGCTCGACGGCGACGGCACCGTGAACACGATTTTCCGCATCGGCGATCACTTCGCGGCCCGCTTCCCCCGCATGGCGACCACGATCGAGTCGCTCCGTGCCGAGGCCACTGCGATGCGCGAGTTCGCGGACCTCTCCCCCATCGCCGCGCCCACGCCGGTCGCCGTGGGCGACCCGGGCGAGGGATTCCCGATGCCGTGGTCAATCCAGACCTGGCTCCCAGGGCGCGTCGCCACATCCGACGCGGTCGCACACTCGACCGGCTTCGCACGCGACCTCGCCGACCTGTTGCGCGCGCTCCGCTCCGCCGACACCCGCAGCCGGCGTTTCTCCGGGAACGGCCGAGGAGGGGACCTGCAGGACTCGGACGAGTGGATGCAGACCTGCTTCCGCGAGAGCGAGGGCCTGCTCCCCGTCGACGAGCTGCGTCGGCTCTGGAGCGGAT includes:
- a CDS encoding aminoglycoside phosphotransferase family protein encodes the protein MTVHADETPIDEDTARQLIHEQFPDWRHEPVRALDGDGTVNTIFRIGDHFAARFPRMATTIESLRAEATAMREFADLSPIAAPTPVAVGDPGEGFPMPWSIQTWLPGRVATSDAVAHSTGFARDLADLLRALRSADTRSRRFSGNGRGGDLQDSDEWMQTCFRESEGLLPVDELRRLWSGFRMLPRTAPDGMTHGDLTPANLLLEGDRLHGVLDTGGFAAADPALDLVSVWHLLEADARAELRQELQIDDLEWRRGAAWAFQQSMGLVWYYRETLPSMSALGRSTLDRILTAEG
- a CDS encoding HNH endonuclease signature motif containing protein gives rise to the protein MTVLVEMSEEQVGALSAVTGMLVDVDRTINQLLAVKEGLLAVGSRLSFDIGADAAAAADPGLPDSFAGDAMDLAARAVAAEFAVALQSSDRSLQHRMTDADAKVTQFPSVWRAQGVGAITAGQARSIVDAGAHLDDESERDAYADEMIGLVQAPGMSPSRVGRAARRAAERRRPRSLDVRHRDARRVRRIWVKDRADGMAEFGLLGPAALIHGASERITAMGLGILSDTTARVEAGDDRFLDEIRADLALDLLLTGAPAGHDPDGLLAGVTGAVSVTIPVTALLDIDGPCAELDGSAPIDAVTARRLAAEAPGWDRVLTHPITGAVLAVDRYRPSAELKRWLRARDQRCRFPGCGYLARDCDIDHTTDAATGGPTEEQNLGALCRRHHVLKHQTPWAVEQVDSGTFSWTSPTGKVYLDTPPPPIVGTQATDDQPPPF